In Anseongella ginsenosidimutans, one genomic interval encodes:
- a CDS encoding GntP family permease, giving the protein MTDSAYLLGITLLAIILLLILVIRFNVHAFLALLVASIAVGVGTGMPVREIFTSIQDGMGSVLGFVAVIVGLGAIFGQLMEASGGAEVMARRLLQWFGEKKSPWALTLTGFIISIPIFLDIGFIMLVTIVYALARKTGKSTLYYGIPLLAGLGVTHTFVPPTPGPVAVAEILNVPLGWVIFFGVIIGIPVAIIAGPVFGKFISKRIMAYPPPLEDVPEPDPDEAAGGGKLPSFTVVMTLILLPLLLIMLGTVADILAGDGMINAESFWVKAVQFAGHPFSALLMATLGAMYFFGSRMGYNSREVLEIANKSLAPAGLIILVTGAGGMFKEILIDSGVGTALAETMTSLNVPMIVLAYLLALIIRVTQGSATVAMITAAGMVAPALQLMALPDMQNALVVIAIASGATTLSHVNDSGFWLVNRYLYLTEKETLRSWSMMETIISVCGFLLTVLLSMLISGGVI; this is encoded by the coding sequence ATGACCGACTCGGCGTATCTTTTAGGCATCACGCTCCTGGCGATTATCCTGTTGCTCATCCTTGTTATCCGCTTCAACGTCCATGCTTTCCTGGCGCTGCTGGTAGCAAGCATCGCGGTAGGAGTAGGAACAGGCATGCCTGTCAGGGAAATTTTTACCAGTATCCAGGACGGGATGGGTAGTGTACTTGGTTTCGTGGCGGTGATCGTGGGCCTGGGAGCCATTTTCGGGCAGCTCATGGAAGCCTCCGGGGGCGCCGAGGTAATGGCCAGGAGGCTGTTGCAATGGTTCGGGGAGAAAAAATCTCCCTGGGCGCTGACCCTTACCGGTTTTATTATTTCTATTCCTATTTTCCTGGATATCGGCTTTATTATGCTGGTAACCATCGTGTACGCCCTGGCGCGTAAGACCGGGAAATCTACGCTGTATTACGGTATTCCCCTGCTGGCCGGACTGGGTGTGACCCATACTTTTGTCCCGCCTACCCCGGGGCCGGTAGCCGTGGCCGAGATATTAAATGTGCCTCTTGGCTGGGTCATTTTTTTCGGCGTAATTATCGGGATCCCGGTAGCCATTATTGCGGGGCCTGTCTTTGGTAAATTTATTTCCAAACGGATCATGGCCTATCCGCCTCCGCTGGAAGATGTTCCGGAGCCGGATCCCGATGAGGCGGCCGGCGGGGGAAAGCTGCCTTCCTTTACGGTAGTAATGACCCTGATCCTTCTTCCCTTACTGCTGATCATGCTTGGTACCGTGGCGGATATCCTGGCCGGCGACGGCATGATTAATGCGGAATCTTTTTGGGTAAAAGCCGTTCAGTTTGCCGGGCATCCCTTCAGCGCGTTGCTAATGGCCACCCTTGGAGCGATGTATTTCTTTGGCAGCCGCATGGGCTATAATTCCCGGGAAGTACTGGAAATTGCCAATAAATCACTTGCTCCTGCCGGCCTGATCATCCTGGTAACCGGCGCCGGGGGAATGTTCAAGGAGATACTTATTGACAGCGGGGTAGGAACAGCCCTGGCCGAAACCATGACCTCGCTGAACGTACCAATGATCGTCCTGGCCTACCTGCTGGCCCTGATCATACGGGTTACCCAGGGCTCGGCGACGGTAGCGATGATCACCGCGGCAGGCATGGTGGCGCCGGCGCTTCAATTAATGGCGCTTCCCGATATGCAGAACGCGCTGGTAGTAATTGCCATCGCTTCTGGCGCCACGACGCTTTCTCATGTAAACGACAGCGGTTTCTGGCTTGTAAACCGGTATTTGTACCTTACTGAAAAAGAAACGTTAAGATCCTGGTCCATGATGGAAACCATTATTTCCGTCTGTGGTTTTTTACTTACCGTACTGCTCTCGATGCTGATCAGCGGAGGGGTGATTTAG
- a CDS encoding TatD family hydrolase, which yields MKFIDPHVHMVSRTTDDYEAMQKAGVVAVIEPAFWLGQPRTAVGSFKDYFSTLIGWERFRASQFGIRHYCTIGLNSKEANNEALAEEVMDLLPLFIYKEGVVGIGEIGYDDQTAAEDKYFRAQIELARETAMPIQIHTPHRDKKTGTTRSMDVCEEHGIDPSSVIVDHNNEETVEEVLNRGYWTAFTIYPNTKMGNERMVEIVKRYGAERIIINSAADWGVSDPLAVPKTAALMLERGIPLDQVELVCYKNALDAFGQSGQMKEEDWKNAPGIDQTQLFQGNSVLRGGQQAKVNDPIIKN from the coding sequence ATGAAATTTATCGATCCGCATGTGCATATGGTGTCCCGGACAACGGATGACTACGAAGCCATGCAAAAAGCAGGTGTAGTGGCTGTTATAGAACCGGCTTTCTGGCTGGGACAGCCCAGGACGGCAGTAGGGAGTTTTAAGGATTATTTCAGCACGCTCATTGGCTGGGAGCGTTTCCGCGCTTCCCAGTTTGGCATCCGGCATTATTGCACCATCGGCCTGAATTCAAAGGAGGCCAATAATGAGGCGCTGGCAGAAGAGGTAATGGACCTTCTTCCCCTTTTTATTTATAAAGAAGGGGTGGTAGGTATCGGGGAGATTGGCTATGATGATCAGACTGCGGCGGAAGATAAATACTTCCGGGCGCAGATAGAACTTGCCCGGGAAACGGCGATGCCCATTCAGATACATACACCGCACCGCGATAAGAAAACCGGTACCACCCGCAGCATGGACGTTTGCGAAGAACACGGGATAGACCCTTCTTCAGTAATTGTAGACCACAATAATGAAGAAACCGTGGAAGAGGTACTGAACCGCGGGTACTGGACGGCATTTACTATATATCCTAATACCAAAATGGGTAACGAGCGCATGGTCGAAATCGTGAAACGATACGGTGCTGAACGGATTATTATTAACAGTGCCGCCGACTGGGGCGTAAGTGATCCCCTGGCCGTTCCCAAGACGGCTGCCCTGATGCTGGAAAGAGGTATTCCCCTGGACCAGGTGGAGCTTGTCTGCTATAAAAACGCGCTGGATGCCTTCGGACAGAGCGGGCAAATGAAGGAAGAAGACTGGAAAAATGCCCCCGGCATAGACCAAACACAGCTTTTCCAGGGAAATTCCGTGCTGCGGGGCGGTCAGCAGGCAAAGGTGAACGATCCGATCATTAAAAACTGA
- the eboE gene encoding metabolite traffic protein EboE — MLLANNCHLTYCTNIHPAESWNETFSQLKKYLPSVREKAGDKDALMGVGLRLSNQASQELDAKELTRFKSWLKKNNFYVFTMNGFPYGAFHYEKVKDLVHYPDWLSRDRLDYTLRLFGQLKELLPVGMNGSISTSPLSYKDWFSTRSAATNAVIQSTYHILEVAEYLAREKAESGVCLHLDIEPEPDGLLGNTREFIEWYEEYLLPEGVKYFRKKMGLKAAEAKALLKEHIRLCYDICHVAVSYENHSSLLKKLSEKGIRVGKLQVSAALKVLFGKYNRQKIKELGLFNEPVYLHQVVAKLGPRRLRRFYDMPPALRHFNEEHKEWRVHFHVPLFIEKYGLLLSTQKDILKVLKLFSEKPFTNYLEVETYTWDVLPDELRLDMAESISRELKWVKAQLSHFKFDE, encoded by the coding sequence ATGTTACTTGCTAATAATTGTCACCTGACTTATTGTACCAATATTCATCCGGCAGAAAGCTGGAACGAAACCTTTAGCCAGTTAAAAAAATATTTACCCAGCGTACGGGAAAAGGCCGGTGATAAGGACGCTCTGATGGGAGTAGGGCTGCGTTTGTCCAACCAGGCTTCCCAGGAGCTGGATGCGAAGGAGCTTACGCGGTTTAAGAGCTGGCTGAAAAAGAATAATTTTTATGTTTTCACGATGAACGGTTTCCCTTACGGGGCCTTTCATTATGAAAAGGTAAAAGACCTGGTTCATTACCCGGACTGGCTCAGCCGGGATCGCCTGGATTATACGCTCAGGCTTTTCGGGCAATTGAAGGAATTGCTTCCCGTAGGTATGAACGGAAGCATTTCCACTTCACCCTTATCTTATAAAGACTGGTTTTCTACCCGGTCAGCGGCTACCAATGCGGTTATCCAGTCAACCTACCATATCCTGGAAGTAGCCGAATACCTGGCGCGGGAAAAGGCGGAATCGGGCGTATGCCTTCACCTTGACATAGAACCGGAGCCGGACGGGCTGCTGGGCAACACCCGGGAATTTATAGAGTGGTACGAGGAATACCTGCTCCCGGAAGGGGTCAAGTATTTCCGGAAAAAGATGGGCCTGAAGGCCGCGGAAGCAAAGGCGTTGCTAAAGGAGCATATCCGGCTGTGTTACGATATCTGTCATGTGGCCGTGTCTTATGAGAATCACAGCAGCCTGCTGAAGAAGCTCTCCGAAAAGGGCATCCGTGTGGGTAAGCTGCAGGTAAGTGCCGCATTGAAGGTGCTGTTTGGAAAGTATAACCGCCAAAAAATAAAAGAATTAGGGCTATTTAATGAACCTGTTTATTTACATCAGGTGGTAGCGAAACTAGGCCCCAGGCGGCTACGGCGTTTTTACGATATGCCCCCGGCGCTCCGGCATTTTAATGAAGAACATAAAGAATGGCGCGTGCATTTTCACGTACCGCTTTTCATTGAAAAATACGGCCTGCTCCTTTCGACACAGAAGGATATTCTTAAAGTCCTGAAATTGTTTTCGGAAAAGCCGTTTACCAATTACCTGGAAGTAGAAACCTATACATGGGACGTTCTCCCTGACGAATTAAGGCTGGATATGGCCGAATCGATCAGCCGGGAACTGAAGTGGGTAAAAGCGCAGTTAAGTCATTTCAAATTCGATGAATAA
- a CDS encoding alkaline phosphatase family protein has protein sequence MNKTVVIDVVGLTKCFIGRHTPFLEEWASRKNTTVIDPVLPALTTSAQSTYVTGRLPTEHGIVGNGWYDRNDAEIKFWKQSNKLVQAEKIWEKAKKLDPSFTCSKMFWWYNMYSTADYTLTPRPQYRADGRKIPDVYSQPPELRDQMQKELGQFPLFNFWGPNTHIRSSRWIADASMKTDAMYDPTLTLIYLPHMDYNPQRHGPGHPSVMADLEEIDAVCKDLITYYEGRNARVILLSEYGISQVQHAVSLNRLLRKKGLLQVRVENGLELLDPGASRAFALADHQVAHVYVNDTTCMNKVRSLLEDTEGIELILDGEGKQQYGIGHERAGDLVAVAAEGYWFDYYYWMDDSRAPDFARVVDIHRKPGYDPVEMFTNPGIKFLMPLIAWKLLRKKLGFRMLMDIIPLDASLVKGSHGRINVPDQEKPVLITGQPLRGKSGNCQAVEVFDVIWEHLTE, from the coding sequence ATGAATAAGACGGTTGTCATTGATGTGGTAGGCCTTACTAAATGTTTTATCGGGCGGCATACGCCCTTCCTGGAAGAATGGGCTTCCCGGAAAAATACTACGGTCATTGACCCCGTGCTGCCTGCCCTTACTACCAGCGCGCAATCCACTTATGTGACCGGCCGGCTTCCCACCGAACATGGCATCGTAGGCAATGGCTGGTACGACCGGAATGATGCGGAAATAAAATTCTGGAAGCAGTCCAACAAATTGGTGCAGGCCGAAAAGATATGGGAAAAGGCTAAAAAACTGGATCCTTCATTCACCTGTTCCAAAATGTTCTGGTGGTATAATATGTACAGTACAGCCGATTATACCCTTACACCCCGGCCGCAGTACCGTGCTGACGGAAGAAAGATCCCGGACGTCTATTCCCAGCCCCCGGAGCTGCGTGATCAGATGCAAAAGGAACTGGGCCAATTCCCGCTTTTTAATTTCTGGGGGCCTAACACTCATATTCGTTCCAGCCGCTGGATTGCGGACGCGTCGATGAAAACCGATGCGATGTATGATCCTACGCTGACGCTGATCTACCTGCCGCATATGGACTATAACCCTCAGCGGCATGGGCCCGGTCATCCTTCGGTCATGGCCGACCTGGAAGAAATAGACGCGGTTTGCAAAGACCTGATCACTTATTACGAAGGAAGAAATGCAAGGGTGATCCTGCTTTCGGAATACGGAATATCACAGGTGCAGCATGCTGTTTCCCTTAACCGGCTGTTGAGAAAAAAAGGGTTATTGCAGGTCCGGGTAGAGAACGGGCTGGAATTACTGGATCCGGGCGCGTCCCGGGCCTTTGCCCTGGCAGACCACCAGGTGGCGCATGTCTATGTGAACGACACAACCTGCATGAACAAGGTACGAAGCCTGCTGGAGGATACTGAAGGTATTGAACTGATCCTGGACGGGGAAGGGAAACAACAATATGGGATCGGCCATGAAAGAGCGGGTGACCTGGTGGCCGTAGCGGCGGAAGGTTACTGGTTTGATTATTACTACTGGATGGACGATAGCCGGGCGCCGGATTTCGCGCGTGTGGTGGATATTCATCGTAAACCGGGTTATGACCCGGTGGAAATGTTTACCAATCCTGGTATAAAGTTCCTGATGCCGCTGATCGCCTGGAAGCTGCTGCGGAAAAAGCTCGGTTTCCGGATGCTGATGGATATCATTCCCCTGGATGCCTCCCTGGTAAAGGGTTCCCATGGCCGTATCAATGTGCCGGACCAGGAAAAGCCTGTACTAATTACCGGGCAGCCGCTGCGGGGAAAAAGCGGAAATTGCCAGGCTGTGGAAGTGTTTGATGTAATTTGGGAACATCTGACAGAATAG
- the eboC gene encoding UbiA-like protein EboC (EboC, a homolog the polyprenyltransferase UbiA, belongs to system of proteins involved in the trafficking of precursor metabolites to an extracytoplasmic compartment so that the biosynthesis of certain natural products, such as scytonemin, can be completed.) has product MTFKALFQLLRPANIVTSVADVWAGAAVSYGLLGFFLDKGGWAFPLFLLSCSTACLYGGGVVLNDFFDAALDSKERPERPIPRGDASRLQAGILGFSLLAAGVLLAFLAGPVPGTLAVGIAGLVLLYNIRSKSYALFGPLNMGLCRSFNLLLGISIVPELTWRMSWLGLFPLIFITAVTVISRGEVVGGNKKAIQTSFLLYCLLAAGLIALGAWQHSVLHTLLFAAGWFFMAARPLGKAFRTLEPADIRLSVKAGVLSLIFLNASYAAAFAGWLPALAIAALFPLSLLLARLYAVT; this is encoded by the coding sequence TTGACGTTTAAGGCCTTATTTCAATTGTTGCGCCCGGCCAATATTGTCACTTCGGTGGCCGATGTATGGGCGGGAGCGGCCGTTTCTTACGGTTTGCTGGGCTTTTTTCTTGATAAAGGCGGATGGGCCTTCCCGCTGTTTTTGTTAAGCTGTTCCACCGCCTGCCTTTACGGCGGCGGCGTGGTGCTGAATGATTTTTTTGACGCGGCGCTGGACAGTAAGGAACGTCCCGAACGCCCCATTCCACGGGGAGACGCGAGCCGATTACAGGCGGGAATACTTGGGTTTTCGCTGCTCGCGGCCGGCGTGCTGCTGGCTTTCCTCGCCGGGCCTGTTCCCGGAACGCTGGCGGTAGGTATAGCGGGGCTGGTGCTGCTTTATAATATCCGCAGCAAATCCTATGCCCTGTTTGGTCCGCTGAATATGGGGCTTTGCCGCTCCTTCAACCTGCTGCTGGGTATTTCCATTGTCCCGGAACTTACCTGGCGAATGTCCTGGCTGGGGCTTTTTCCGCTCATTTTTATAACAGCTGTTACCGTGATCAGCCGGGGAGAAGTGGTGGGCGGAAATAAGAAAGCTATTCAAACTTCTTTTCTCCTGTATTGCCTGCTGGCCGCCGGGCTGATTGCCCTTGGAGCCTGGCAGCATTCCGTGCTTCATACGCTTCTTTTTGCCGCAGGCTGGTTCTTTATGGCGGCGCGCCCGCTTGGGAAGGCGTTCCGAACGCTGGAACCGGCTGATATCCGCCTGTCGGTAAAGGCCGGCGTGCTTTCCCTGATTTTTCTGAATGCGTCTTACGCCGCTGCTTTCGCCGGCTGGCTGCCGGCGCTGGCCATTGCGGCCTTGTTTCCCCTTTCACTGCTGCTTGCTAGGCTTTACGCAGTTACCTGA
- a CDS encoding EboA domain-containing protein, which yields MEVKTGELKACFNALIRQNLPEDAFGQLEKKLNEASETQAKMKFNLLFSSIPRLVGKSPMTITPEQQALLKACRKGFNPGSWTIDRFCRVYLLLHLDPSGGQQEYIARVEELFSAAEVYEQVALYSALPLYRFPEAFRFRTTDGIRTNITDVFDAIALDNPYPFDYLEEAAWNQMVLKALFMQRPIYRIYGIDQRANASLARILSDYAHERWSAGRQVSPELWRCFGPFMDEKLFADIRRLLAGNDPCREEAAVLACYDSDHPEAKELLSAHPGLAGKAERGELTWDTLGLACERGAFYK from the coding sequence ATGGAAGTTAAAACCGGCGAGTTAAAGGCATGTTTTAATGCCCTTATCCGGCAAAATCTGCCGGAGGACGCTTTTGGCCAGCTTGAAAAAAAGCTGAACGAGGCATCGGAGACGCAGGCGAAAATGAAGTTCAACCTTCTTTTCAGCAGTATTCCACGCCTGGTGGGGAAATCCCCGATGACTATCACACCTGAACAGCAGGCGCTGTTGAAAGCCTGCAGAAAAGGGTTTAATCCCGGCAGCTGGACCATAGACCGTTTTTGCAGGGTATATTTATTACTGCACCTTGATCCTTCCGGAGGGCAGCAGGAATACATTGCAAGGGTGGAAGAATTGTTCAGTGCAGCTGAAGTATATGAGCAGGTTGCTTTGTACTCGGCCCTGCCTTTGTACCGATTTCCGGAAGCCTTCCGCTTTCGTACTACTGACGGGATACGGACCAATATTACGGATGTATTTGACGCCATCGCTTTGGATAATCCTTATCCGTTTGATTACCTGGAGGAAGCTGCCTGGAACCAGATGGTGCTGAAGGCCTTATTTATGCAGCGCCCTATTTACCGCATATACGGGATTGACCAGCGGGCAAATGCTTCCCTGGCAAGGATCCTTTCCGATTATGCGCATGAGCGCTGGTCGGCCGGCCGCCAGGTAAGCCCGGAACTCTGGCGGTGTTTCGGGCCTTTTATGGATGAAAAATTGTTTGCCGATATCCGGCGCCTGCTGGCTGGAAATGATCCCTGCCGGGAGGAAGCGGCTGTACTGGCTTGTTATGACAGTGATCATCCCGAAGCAAAGGAACTGCTGTCAGCGCATCCCGGATTGGCCGGAAAGGCCGAAAGGGGAGAGTTGACCTGGGATACGCTAGGGCTTGCGTGCGAACGCGGGGCATTTTATAAATAG
- a CDS encoding 3-dehydroquinate synthase has translation MEAIKQEFSVAYQYSVFFTEHLFDTNNKLLHNVLKELTSTSSSKILFVIDEGAARHHPDLIGKIRGYFESHPGLPALCAEPLLIPGGEQCKNDETYTRQILEAVNQYGIDRHSFVAAIGGGAVLDLVGYAAAIAHRGVRHIRIPTTVLSQNDSGVGVKNGINYFGKKNFLGTFVPPVAVLNDFEFLRTLHIRDWRSGIAEAIKVALIKDEPFFRYIESNAASLAARDMSGMKEIIYHCAKLHLDHIRGGGDPFEKGSSRPLDFGHWSAHKLEQMSDYRLRHGEAVVIGMALDVTYSTLKGMLSQEDAARVLSLFLRLGFRFYDPLLMLNLDAENRSRSVLAGLHEFREHLGDS, from the coding sequence ATGGAAGCGATCAAGCAGGAGTTTAGTGTGGCATATCAATATAGTGTCTTTTTTACAGAACATCTTTTTGATACCAATAACAAATTACTTCACAACGTTTTAAAAGAATTAACTTCAACCAGCTCTTCAAAGATTTTATTTGTTATTGATGAGGGCGCGGCCCGCCATCATCCGGATCTTATCGGGAAAATCCGCGGTTATTTTGAAAGTCACCCGGGCTTGCCGGCGCTTTGTGCCGAACCGCTCCTGATCCCTGGCGGAGAACAATGTAAAAATGATGAGACATACACCCGGCAAATCCTGGAAGCGGTAAACCAATATGGGATTGACCGGCATTCTTTTGTGGCCGCCATCGGAGGCGGGGCCGTGCTGGACCTTGTGGGTTATGCGGCGGCGATCGCGCATCGCGGAGTAAGGCATATCCGTATTCCTACTACGGTACTTTCGCAAAACGATTCCGGTGTGGGAGTGAAGAACGGGATTAATTACTTCGGAAAGAAGAACTTCCTGGGAACCTTTGTTCCGCCAGTGGCCGTTCTTAATGATTTTGAGTTCCTGCGTACGCTGCACATCAGGGACTGGCGTTCAGGTATTGCCGAGGCAATAAAGGTTGCCCTTATAAAGGATGAGCCTTTCTTCCGGTATATCGAAAGCAATGCAGCGTCTCTTGCCGCAAGGGATATGAGCGGAATGAAAGAGATCATTTACCATTGTGCGAAACTTCACCTCGATCACATTCGCGGAGGAGGCGATCCTTTTGAAAAGGGCTCTTCCAGGCCGCTTGATTTCGGCCATTGGTCGGCGCATAAACTGGAACAAATGAGTGACTACCGCCTTCGCCACGGAGAAGCGGTGGTGATAGGCATGGCCCTGGATGTCACCTATTCCACGCTAAAAGGAATGTTGTCGCAGGAAGATGCGGCAAGGGTGCTTTCCCTGTTCCTTCGGCTTGGATTCCGGTTTTATGATCCCCTGCTTATGCTGAACCTGGATGCGGAAAACAGGAGTCGTTCCGTACTTGCGGGGCTGCATGAGTTCCGTGAACACCTGGGGGACAGCTGA
- a CDS encoding family 43 glycosylhydrolase, whose protein sequence is MTTIFHLPGLLIVLAACSLSGGKQGGAEQADTSQTQPETAPRGFMNPVFNKDFPDPNLIKAPDGYFYAYSTQANWGEGLLVMPILRSKDLVNWEKVGAALEKKPDWKEKGGIWAPDAVYYKGLYRLYYSFSTWGTPIRESAWR, encoded by the coding sequence ATGACGACGATTTTTCATTTGCCTGGATTACTAATTGTCCTTGCGGCCTGTTCCCTTTCGGGAGGAAAGCAGGGCGGAGCGGAGCAAGCAGATACAAGCCAGACGCAGCCTGAGACCGCTCCCCGCGGGTTTATGAACCCTGTTTTCAATAAAGATTTTCCTGATCCGAACCTGATCAAAGCTCCTGATGGTTATTTTTATGCCTATTCCACCCAGGCAAATTGGGGCGAGGGCTTGCTTGTCATGCCCATACTTCGGTCGAAAGACCTCGTGAACTGGGAGAAAGTGGGGGCCGCATTGGAAAAGAAGCCGGACTGGAAGGAGAAAGGCGGAATATGGGCGCCCGACGCCGTTTACTATAAAGGGCTTTACCGTTTGTATTATTCCTTTTCGACCTGGGGGACCCCAATCCGGGAATCGGCCTGGCGGTAA
- a CDS encoding family 43 glycosylhydrolase, with the protein MGDPNPGIGLAVSEQPQGPFRDLGKLFYSKDVGVDNSIDAFFIEDEGKPYLFWGSFHGIYGIELSEDGTKIKGEKFRIAGDAYEGTYILKKGGHYYFFGSTGTCCEGASSTYRVKVARAASLKGPYVDREGNALLENGGTLILEGNEAFAGPGHNGDIFTDDRGQDWMLYHAYDRKDPGKGRVMLLDKINWKDGWPAMAGKQPMLEEQEVPAFN; encoded by the coding sequence CTGGGGGACCCCAATCCGGGAATCGGCCTGGCGGTAAGCGAGCAACCCCAGGGGCCGTTCCGCGACCTGGGAAAGTTGTTTTATAGTAAAGACGTAGGTGTGGATAATTCTATTGACGCTTTCTTTATAGAAGACGAAGGAAAGCCTTATCTCTTCTGGGGGAGTTTCCACGGGATCTACGGTATTGAATTATCAGAAGACGGCACCAAAATAAAGGGGGAGAAATTCCGGATCGCGGGAGACGCATACGAAGGCACGTATATTCTCAAGAAGGGAGGCCACTATTATTTTTTTGGTTCCACGGGTACCTGCTGCGAAGGGGCCAGCAGTACTTACCGCGTAAAGGTGGCGCGGGCGGCTTCTCTTAAAGGCCCTTACGTGGACCGGGAGGGGAATGCCCTGCTGGAGAACGGCGGGACGCTTATTCTGGAAGGAAATGAGGCCTTTGCAGGCCCTGGCCATAACGGGGATATTTTCACCGATGACCGCGGGCAGGACTGGATGCTTTACCACGCTTATGACAGGAAGGATCCGGGCAAGGGAAGGGTAATGCTGCTCGATAAGATCAACTGGAAGGACGGCTGGCCTGCAATGGCGGGAAAACAGCCCATGCTGGAAGAACAGGAAGTTCCGGCATTCAATTAA
- the rpmI gene encoding 50S ribosomal protein L35 produces MPKVKTNSSAKKRFSLTGTGKIKRKHAYKSHILTKKSTKRKRNLTQTGLVDKTDEKNVKFMLRVGK; encoded by the coding sequence ATGCCAAAAGTAAAAACCAATTCCAGTGCAAAAAAGCGATTTTCCCTCACTGGAACGGGTAAGATCAAAAGGAAGCATGCTTATAAAAGTCACATTCTGACCAAGAAGTCTACTAAGCGCAAGCGCAACCTGACCCAAACGGGCCTGGTTGATAAGACGGATGAGAAGAATGTGAAATTCATGCTTCGCGTAGGTAAATAG
- a CDS encoding transmembrane 220 family protein, producing MRALNIFLGILFVVFAALQYNDMDPVIWVPIYGYAAVVCFMAAANRYNKWMILAGLVIYFVYMIRFIPGLESWFFEHEHENIAQTMKATKPWIEETREFFGLLILVIVFIFHYYRKRRQGTGR from the coding sequence ATGAGAGCGTTAAATATTTTTCTGGGAATACTTTTCGTTGTTTTTGCCGCCTTGCAATACAACGATATGGACCCGGTTATCTGGGTGCCCATATATGGATACGCAGCAGTCGTATGTTTTATGGCAGCCGCGAACCGTTATAATAAATGGATGATACTGGCCGGCCTGGTCATTTACTTTGTGTACATGATCCGGTTTATCCCGGGGTTGGAATCGTGGTTTTTCGAGCATGAGCATGAGAATATTGCCCAGACGATGAAAGCAACCAAACCCTGGATAGAGGAAACAAGAGAGTTCTTCGGTTTGTTAATTCTGGTGATCGTCTTCATTTTTCACTATTATCGAAAGCGCCGGCAAGGGACCGGCCGTTAA
- the infC gene encoding translation initiation factor IF-3 — protein MSKKRVVNKGNFRRRREPEHRINEHIRAQEVRVVGENIEPGVYSLKMALNMAEDEGLDLVEISPSASPPVCRVVDYNKFIYEQKKKLKEIKSKAQKTVIKEIRFGPNTDDHDFEFKLKHAIKFLEDGAKVRAYVHFRGRSIIYKEQGEILLLRFAQALEEYGKVEQMPKLEGKRMFLIVTPKTVKK, from the coding sequence TTGTCTAAAAAACGAGTGGTTAACAAAGGTAATTTCAGAAGAAGGCGTGAGCCCGAACACCGGATTAACGAGCATATAAGGGCTCAGGAAGTCAGGGTAGTTGGGGAAAATATAGAACCGGGTGTGTACTCCCTCAAAATGGCTCTGAATATGGCCGAGGATGAGGGGCTTGACCTGGTGGAGATATCGCCGTCGGCCAGTCCGCCTGTTTGCCGGGTGGTTGACTATAACAAGTTTATCTACGAGCAGAAGAAAAAGCTCAAGGAAATAAAATCAAAGGCGCAGAAAACGGTGATCAAGGAGATCCGTTTCGGCCCTAATACCGATGACCATGATTTTGAGTTTAAATTAAAACATGCCATCAAGTTTTTAGAAGACGGCGCCAAGGTGCGCGCCTATGTGCATTTCAGGGGACGCTCCATTATTTACAAGGAACAGGGCGAGATTTTGCTGCTCCGTTTCGCACAGGCCCTGGAGGAATACGGGAAGGTGGAGCAGATGCCAAAACTGGAAGGGAAGCGGATGTTCCTGATAGTTACCCCCAAAACAGTAAAAAAATAA
- the rplT gene encoding 50S ribosomal protein L20 encodes MPRSVNVVAARRRRKKILKAARGYWGARSKVFTVAKNTYEKGLQYAYRDRKTKKREFRALWIQRINAGVRQHGMSYSAFMGKLHGKGIELNRKVLADLAMNNPDAFKAIVDAAK; translated from the coding sequence ATGCCAAGATCAGTTAATGTTGTGGCGGCCCGCCGTCGCCGGAAAAAGATCCTGAAAGCCGCCCGTGGTTACTGGGGTGCCAGGAGTAAAGTTTTTACCGTAGCCAAGAACACCTATGAAAAAGGTTTGCAGTATGCCTACCGTGACCGCAAGACCAAAAAACGCGAATTCCGCGCTTTATGGATCCAGCGTATTAATGCCGGGGTAAGGCAGCACGGTATGTCGTATTCTGCCTTTATGGGTAAATTGCATGGTAAAGGCATTGAATTAAACCGTAAAGTCCTGGCCGACCTGGCCATGAACAATCCCGACGCCTTCAAGGCGATCGTGGATGCCGCGAAATAA